ACCTCCTCCACGTTGACCTCCAGCTCGCGCGCGAAGAGGTCCTCCATGAAGTCGCTGAGCTGCGGGCGCAGGACGATGTGGGCCATCATCTGGCCGCCCCGCTCGTAGGGGTTGAGCACCCGCTGCGCGCCGGCGGCGATCATCTTCGAGGCGCTGCGCGTCTCGCTGCAGCGGCTGAGGATGTAGAGGTCCTGCCGCAGCGAGCGCGCGGTCAGGATGGCGAAGATGTTCGCCGCGTCGTTGCCGAGCACGGCGATCAGCGCGCGCGCCCGGTCGATCCCCGCCCGGCGCAGCACGTCCTCGTCGGTCGCGTCGCCGACGATCACCGGGACGCCGTCGTCCTCCTCTTCCGGCTGCTCGAGGGAAATCGCGACGTACGGAAGCCCCTGCCCGCGGAGCGTGCGGACGATCGACTGCCCGACGCGGCCGTAGCCGCAAACGATCACGTGGTCCTGCATGCGGTTCACCCGGGCGGCGACGCGGCGCCGCCAGAAGACGCGTCCGTTCACGACCCCCTCGGCGATCTTGCCCGAGACGTAGACCAGCGTGCCGACGCCGCCGAGGATCAGGGCCATCGCGACGATCTTCCCGGCGGGGGTCAGCGGGTGGACCTCCTCGTAGCCGACGGTCGAGATGGTGATGACCGTCATGAAGACGGCGTCGAGCGTGGTCCACGTTTCGCCGCCGGCGAGCTTGAAGCCGATCGTGCCGAGGAAGAACAGCGCGACGAGCGTCCAGAGGCCGAGCCGGATCTGCGGCCAGAAGAGGGAGGCGCGGGGGGACGGAAGGCGCATCAGTCGAAGAGTCCCGGCGCCGGCGGCGGCGCCGGCTCGAGGCACTCCGGACCGTCGCGGCGCGCGTCGTTGACGTGCGGGGCGAGGGGACGCGCGGTCATCCGCGCGGCGGGGAAGGGGCGGAGGAGCCGCGCCGGCGGCGCCGGGTCGTCGGAGGCCGGGTCGAGCCAGGCCGCGAACGAGCCTTCGTCGAGGATCGCCGGCATCCGGTCGTGGATCTTCGCCACCAGCTCGTTCGGCGCCGTCGTCAGGATCGCGGTGGTCTCCCGCGGCGCCCCGCCGTCGGGCGGGGTCCAGCTCTCCCAGAGGGCGGCGAAGGCGAACGGCGCGCCGTCGGCGAGGGCGAAGAGGAACGGCTTTCTTCCGGGGCGCGCCCACTCGTAAAATCCGTCCGCCGGGACGAGGCAGCGCCGGCGGCGGAACGCCTCGCGGAAGGCGGGCTTGTCGGCGGCGGTCTCGGCGCGGGCGTTGATCAGCTTGGCCGCGGCGCGGTCGTCCACCGCCCAGCGGGGGACGAGCCCCCACGACGGCGCGAACGTCTCGGACGACGCGCCCGGCGGGGTGGCGGCGCGGACGGCGAGGATCCGCTGGAGCGGCGCGATGTTCCAACGCGGCGCCGCCCCCGCGGGGAGCGCGAGGGCGAAGAGACGGGCGAGGGCCCGTCCTGGATCGGCGAGAACGAAGCGGCCGCACATGGCGGCGCCGATTATCGGCGCTGTGCGAGTATCTTGGAAACCCGGAGGCGACATGGAAGAGAGATTGAAGTCCGCCTACGAACT
This genomic window from bacterium contains:
- a CDS encoding SOS response-associated peptidase, whose product is MCGRFVLADPGRALARLFALALPAGAAPRWNIAPLQRILAVRAATPPGASSETFAPSWGLVPRWAVDDRAAAKLINARAETAADKPAFREAFRRRRCLVPADGFYEWARPGRKPFLFALADGAPFAFAALWESWTPPDGGAPRETTAILTTAPNELVAKIHDRMPAILDEGSFAAWLDPASDDPAPPARLLRPFPAARMTARPLAPHVNDARRDGPECLEPAPPPAPGLFD
- a CDS encoding potassium channel family protein: MRLPSPRASLFWPQIRLGLWTLVALFFLGTIGFKLAGGETWTTLDAVFMTVITISTVGYEEVHPLTPAGKIVAMALILGGVGTLVYVSGKIAEGVVNGRVFWRRRVAARVNRMQDHVIVCGYGRVGQSIVRTLRGQGLPYVAISLEQPEEEDDGVPVIVGDATDEDVLRRAGIDRARALIAVLGNDAANIFAILTARSLRQDLYILSRCSETRSASKMIAAGAQRVLNPYERGGQMMAHIVLRPQLSDFMEDLFARELEVNVEEV